A genomic region of Alligator mississippiensis isolate rAllMis1 chromosome 4, rAllMis1, whole genome shotgun sequence contains the following coding sequences:
- the RAB19 gene encoding ras-related protein Rab-19 — protein MPGLVPDEACDYLFKIILLGDSDVGKTCVVHRFHSGHFRERHHNTIGVDFSVRSLLLDGKKVKIQVWDTAGQERFRTITQSYYRSAHGAILAYDLTRRSTFESIPHWIHEIEKYGAANLVIMLIGNKSDAVDKRQVLFEDACTLAEKHGLLAVLETSAKEAQNIEEVFTLMAKELIARNTLQLHGENPPNSIYLDSRPVIASQSPEKSPCLC, from the exons ATGCCGGGGCTGGTGCCGGACGAGGCGTGCGACTACCTGTTCAAGATCATCCTGCTCGGGGACTCGGACGTGGGCAAGACGTGCGTGGTGCACCGCTTCCACAGCGGCCACTTCCGCGAGCGCCACCACAACACCATCGGCGTCGACTTCTCCGTGCGCTCGCTGCTGCTGGACGGCAAGAAGGTCAAG ATTCAGGTGTGGGATACAGCAGGCCAGGAGCGCTTCCGGACAATAACCCAGAGTTATTATCGCAGTGCCCATGGTGCAATCTTGGCCTATGACCTTACCAGGAGGTCTACATTTGAATCGATTCCCCACTGGATTCATGAAATTGAAAAATATGGAGCTGCTAACTTGGTCATCATGTTAATTG ggaacAAATCTGATGCTGTGGATAAGCGCCAGGTCCTGTTTGAAGATGCCTGCACACTTGCTGAGAAGCACGGGCTATTGGCTGTATTGGAGACCTCGGCTAAAGAGGCCCAGAACATAGAGGAGGTGTTTACATTGATGGCAAAGGAACTGATAGCCAGGAACACCTTGCAGCTTCATGGGGAGAATCCTCCCAACAGCATCTATCTGGACTCCAGGCCAGTGATTGCCAgtcagagtccagagaagagcccatGCCTTTGTTGA